CGCGCGATACGGCCGCCAGGCGTCCGTGCGGCTGCGCTGCTGCGCGGGCCGTACGAGCGAAGGATCGCGCGCGCAGATCGATTGCATGAGCACGAGATCCGACGCGGGCCATGCATCCGCATCGCGCCATGCGCGCATGGCGACGTATTCGACGGTCCATGGGCCGATGCCGGCGAGCGCGAGCAACGCGGCGCGCAGGCTCGCGGCGTCGACGGTATCGCTGCTGTCGAGCGGCACGTCGCCGCTCGCGACCGCGCGCGCGAAGCCCTGCAACGCGGCGACGCGTTTGCCCGGCATGCCGATCTTCGCGAGATCGACTTCGGCGAGCGCGGCCGGCGTCGGAAAACGCCATGCGGTGTTTTGATGAGGATGCCCGTCGATGGGTTCGCCCGCGCGTTGCACGAGACGTCCGATGATCGTCGTCGCGGCCTTCACGCTGATCTGCTGGCCGACTATCGCGCGCACCACCAGTTCGAAGCCGGACCACGCGCCCGGCACGCGCAGGCCCGGCACCGCGGCGACGAGCGGCGCGAGCCAGGGATCGGCGGCGAGCCCGGCGGCGATCTTGTTTGGATCGGCCCGCAGATCGAACATCCTCGCGACTGGCGCGGCGAGCGCATCGGCGTGACGGCTCGCAGGCCCTTCGATGCTCGCGACGATGCAGCGCTTGCGCGGATGCAACCGCACGCTGAGCGTGCCGCTGTCGCCGTTCCAGTCGATCCCGCGGCGATACGCGCCGTCCTCGACGGCCTCGACGCCCGGCGTCGCGCGACCGCTGAAAAAGCGCAGCAGCCGCGGCCAGTCGAACGGTGCGTTGAACGGCAAGTCGAGCGTTGCGACGTCGTTAAGCGTGCTCAAGCGGCGTGATCCAGGTGGGAGTCGTGGGCGTCGGCATCGGTGCAGCTGGCGTCGCGGCGCGGCGCGTCGCCGGCTGAAGCGCCGCCAGTGTGCTGCGCCTCATTGTCGAGCAACGCGGCCTTGCGCGGCAGCCCCCAGCGATAACCGGCGAGCGCCCCGCCTTTCTGCACGACGCGATGACATGGGATCGCAAGCGCGACCGGGT
Above is a window of Paraburkholderia sprentiae WSM5005 DNA encoding:
- a CDS encoding DNA-3-methyladenine glycosylase family protein; translation: MSTLNDVATLDLPFNAPFDWPRLLRFFSGRATPGVEAVEDGAYRRGIDWNGDSGTLSVRLHPRKRCIVASIEGPASRHADALAAPVARMFDLRADPNKIAAGLAADPWLAPLVAAVPGLRVPGAWSGFELVVRAIVGQQISVKAATTIIGRLVQRAGEPIDGHPHQNTAWRFPTPAALAEVDLAKIGMPGKRVAALQGFARAVASGDVPLDSSDTVDAASLRAALLALAGIGPWTVEYVAMRAWRDADAWPASDLVLMQSICARDPSLVRPAQQRSRTDAWRPYRAYAAMHLWNEVADRAGAARGG